The sequence TCATGGGATATTCCCTGCCACTAGTGGGATAAAAGCAAAGACCACAGTGTTTGGCACACCAGGGACAAATGGACAGGACTCTATGCGCCACCAAGTAGGATAGAGCCCTGGACTTGGACCTGGAGTGTGGCATTACCCACACAGCTTCAGGATTTGGGAGGCTCCATTGTGATCCACCTAGTTCCCTATCTCTGTGGAACTGGGCAAAGGCTGAGGCTCAAatatcaagaagagaaagaaagcaaggatttttgggacacctgggcggctcagtggttgagcgtctgccttcagctcagggcatgatcccagggtcctgggatcaagtcccacattgggctcctctcagggagcctactttctccctctgcctgtgtctctgcctctctctctgtgtctctcatgaataaataaataaaaaccccccaagaaaagaaaaaagaaagcaaggactTTAAAGATTCTACCCCCAGAGCCTTAGATCTCCTGATTTGATGATCTGACCATTCTGCTTTCGAGAAGTTGTCCTCCCAATTCATGGTCATTGGCTTGAATTTAAgaactatttctctttttccattctctttccatatcattttttaaaataataattttttctacttataaaagtaatacatgttatTATAAGacttaggaaacagaaaaatacaaaaaataaaattcaaaaccacTTGATTTCTTGCCATCAACAAATCAacattttgttgcatttttttctagcaatatatttttgtctttacaaGGAAGATGATACTATCCATACCACTTtatcatctgctttttaaaatcttagtgACATTTCCCTTGACATCAAATCATTTTTCGTGGTTTTCCAATATCATCAAATGGAtgcattattaatttattcagtccCTTCTTGTTGATCCTCCCTTCTCTGAATCACATCTCCTTTCCCTGCTCTTCTTCCTCATCCTTCTCAGCCTAAATTTCCTTTAGAAGCATTGAAGTGATGAGTGTTGAAAGGAAAATGAGGCCCATAGCCTAGAGGTTTACTAACAACCAAACTGAAACTGATAAGGAGGAAGATGTGAGGCTTCAGTTACCAAAGACATGGAATGAGGCAGAGATAACTGGATAGACTCTATAGTGTAAAGCACACTTCACTTTATTTTTGAGGAGGAATTTCTGACTCCAGGTGGCACAGAATTCAGAGGATAGAGCTGGAATTACTTACTTCCCAATACTACAATTTTTCTGCGAGTGTCTTCACTCAGGAAGGGCTTCATGAGATTGTAGCCCACAGGGAATAGCTTGGTGGCTGAAGAGatacaaaaaaagataatggaCAAAAAATTATTATTGGGACACTCTCTACACAATAGTCATAGCCAATAATATGGAGGAGTCATGAATTAGAAAAGGCCCTGCACCTGCCAAACCAATCAGCCAACAAGCAGCCAACTAACCAGCCAACCAATCATCCAAATTATCAACAAACCAACAAAATGGCCAATCAATTTCCCTTCTAATCAGCCCACTAATCAGACTATCAGTCAGCCAGCCAACCTAATAACTAGCCAAACAATCAATTAACAAATCAGCCAACCAGAAAACCCATCAGCCTATTAAGCAATGAGCCAACCACCCAGCCAATTACCTTCTGCAGCCAGCCAACTATCCAGGATCCAGCCAAATGACAAATCAGCCAGCCAACTAATCAATCTACCACCTTACTACTCATCTATGCACCCAACCAAAATGCCTGGTGGTCACTCAATCAGTCAACCAAGCTAAAACTATCCAACAAACCAACTAATCAACTAACTGACCAACTATTCAATCAACAACCAGTCATTCAACTAGACAGCCAACCAACTGGCCAGTGAACTAGACAACCAACAGAGTAAataatcaaccaaccaaccaattaACTAGCCAATCATTAAACATCCATCCATCAGCCTGCTCAACAACAAAATACCTACTGAGCATCCACATATTCCCAGGCCTGAGAAGAATACAACAGAAGTGGAAAATCAGAggtcctgccttcaaggagcagATAAGTTAGGAAATAAGCAGGATTAACGCAGACAAGACAACAAGAGGTCTCCAGAAGTCAGCAGACAAGAAATGCCAGATTTGGCCCCTCCAGCTGCCGGTGCCACAGGCAGTTTGGGAGTGGAGAGATCAACGTGGGTGGGGGAAACGAGGGAGAATTCCTGGAAGGGCTAGTGTTGGAACTGCCTCTTCTTGCAGTAAGGCCAATCATAGAAATTACTATTTATGGAACACTTCCGTTGTTCCAGGCACTCTAAGGAATTAGCATGCAGACACACAACCAGCCTGCCTCACCACTACCAGGGAAGCAGGTACTTTTATTGCTCCCAaggcaaaatgaggaaacagaggcacaaaaGACTGAAGTCAATTGCCACATACCTTTCACAATGAGCATGAACTTCAGGGTCTCTGGGTAATTCTCTTCAAGGAGGCCAAAGAACTGTGAAACCAAAGACCCCATCAGAACCCACATCTCACCTTCTACCTCATCATCTTTGTACTCTCCTCTGTGGAGTGTCCAAAGAGCCAAGGagtgtttcctttctttccttcacctCCACTGGCCTCTGGAGGAGAGTTTCTCCCTTTAGACTAATACAACCACACTCTCATAATAATCATTTTTAGAGTAAATCTGATAGTAATAGTAGTATAGTAATAATGATGACTATTGTTTATTAAATGTTCACAATTTGCCAAGCACTATATACACGTTTTATGTATCAACTCGCTGGAATATCCCTACATCCCTTTGAAATGCAGACTATCAATATCCCCATTTTGTAGGTGAGGAATCTGAAGCATGAAGGCAAGAAGTGACTTGCTGGAGTCACAGAGCTAGGGACAACAGAGCTGGGAAGGGTTGGCAGAAGGTGGCCTCTACGGTCTCAGTACAGCATTGACTCTGAGCCTGTCTTTTGGGAAATACATTAAGGCTCTTTGAGTCCTGAGTTGCAGTGCTGGAGCCCAGGAAGTCAACCATCTTTTACCAAATCCTGGCTCTGAGTGAGCAACAAGGTCACAGCAGACCAAGCTCATCATTAAGGCAAGCAGGGGTCACCCAGGGGGCCTTCTCCTCACCTCTTGGTACACTTCCACCAGAGGTTTCCAGAAGTGCTTCAGTCCCAGGCCCTCGCAGTCAAATATCATCACAATGGTCTCAATCTTCTTCCCCAGCTGCAAGGATGAAAGCAAAGCCCAGTCCCAAGGTTCAGGGTGCAGGCTCAGAATTTGGGACATGGTGACCCTAGTACCTGACCCCTCAGCAATTCTCCCAGTCCCTTACTCTGTCCTCAGAGAAACAAGTGGACAAAACAGTGAATGTACTTACCCACACATCCACCTACTTATCCATCCATTATCCATttatcatccatccattcatttgttcatccatccatTAATTGACCCACTTATCCATcaattcacccatccatccattcatactAAAATTCAGTCATCCATTCATCTCTCTgtccaattaatatttattaagcacctattttGTGCCAGTCATGGAGAGGATACTATATAATACTCTTGTCCTCAAAGCGTTCACAATCTGTTTGGAGAGACTGGCAAGCAACTAGGCCACTATAAATCCTGAGATAAGTGCTGCAAATAAATAGCACAGGAGTTGTGGGGACACACGCTAACCGAGACAGGGACATCTAAGAGAAGCTGACATCTAAGTTTGGGACCTGGAAGATAGAAGGGAGAGAGCCAAGGGAAGCATGGGAGGTAGAGGTATGCTGGGGGTAAAGTTATTCCAACAGAAGGAACAGCAGGGGCAAAAGAGCTCAGAAGGAATAACAGTAACTAGTACTGTTGAGAAAAATGCATGAGGCTCTGTGTGTTGAGCCATACATTTGCATTAtcccatttaatttttacaactgttatttattattattcttgttgTGTAGGTAAGGAACAGACTTAGAGGGGTGACATGATTCTCTAAGACCACACAACTAGGAAGTAGCCGAGCTGCGGCTTGACCCCAGAGTCCTCTGATTGTGATAGTAGAGAGCCAGGTGTGTTCCTGGGACCACATCCCCTGATAGCCTCACCTGCCCCCAGTTTCCCTCCTGCTCAGCCTAGGCCTCACCCGCTCTGTCTGCAGGTCACACTCATGCAGGATGCGCTCGCAGTCCCTCATCTTGGTCTTTAGCAGATCCTGCTTGGTGACTGAGAAGAGCAGCCCCTTTGGGTCAAGTGGCCCAATGATATCATACCACACAGGGCAGCCATCCCGGTCATAGCCACATAGGCCTCCAGGCATGTACTTCTGGATAACCTGGGCATGGAAAGATACACAAAGCTTGGCATTATGCACCTCCCCGGAGACCCCCAAACTAGGctgacctgggtggctcaagcctACACAAACTTCCCTGAAAGGTGGCACTATTGTCCAGGTGAGAAAACTAGGGGGCCCTCAGGGGAAAGCCTTGCTCATAGTGAGAACATGGCAGAGCCAAGTCTCAGCTGGGCCTGGCTGAAGGCCTCTGGGCTCCTTAATTCTGTCTCCCAAATCTCCCACGTCCCTTTCCATTGAGAGAAGTTGGGCTGAGTGATGGAGAACATGGATTCTGAAAGGTCAACATACCTGGTTCAAATACAGACACTACTGCTTCCTTGTTGTGCATCCTTGAACAAGTGACACTACCTCTATGAGTCCCATTccacttcctcttctgtaaaatggttTGGATGATCCTTCTCTTAGGGAAAATCCTCAATATCATGTAGGtaaagcacagtgcctggcccagagctCACACTCTACAAATGAAACTATACCCATTGCTTTACTAAGATGTCAGAGGTGGGACTGTTCTCTCCAACAACTTGGTGGACTAAATTTCTTTCCCACACAGACAAGATGTTTGAGTAAGACCCTAGGGGTTAGGGCTCAGAGGCACAAACTGTGGTGATGAAAAGCCAGTTTCatgaattcaaatcccagctccatgTTGGGCCTGTGGGACTTTGGGTAGCCTGCTTAACCTTTGCTGGACCTCAGTGtccgcatctgtaaaatggggacaattgTACCCACCTCACTGAGTTGTGATGACTAAATGAGTTCATGCAGGTAAAGTTTTAACTCAGGCCAGGACCTCATAAACACCCAggaaatattcataattattataGGAGAAATGCCTGTCAGCTTGTGGGCAGTTCCACAGGCCGTTTGGGCTTGTTACCCTTCACTCATGCTCTCCAGTGATCTAGAGGCTACTTGAATGCTATATCTGTAAAAGACtggggtgtggaaggggagggTGTTTGCTCACCTCTGGGGGCTGCCAATCAAGGATGTGGTCAATGTCCATGGACTTCCGGAACTCCATGTactgaaagggagaagagaggtaaggccccactgggctcccagcaCTTCCAAGGAGAGGATGGAGATGGAGACTCAAGGCCTAGATTGCCTCCCACAAAACCCTTCTCAAATCTCCAGGAGTGGACAGGTCTCACCTTGCGGAGCATGGCTTCTGATTTCTGCAGGTCAAAATTCCGAGCTGTGTGAAGATAGAAGGAAGGTGTGAGGTGGGAGAGAAACTGACTTCTAGTCAGCTTGTCCTGGCCCCAGGCTGTGAGGAGCTATGCGTGGCACTGGGGGCTTATGTAGGACCTTCTTTCCCTGCACCTCCCCTCTCCTGGACCTGAACATGTGAAGCAAGACAGTGTAATTGGATCCTGAGAGCAATAAGTTGTTCTGGGCAGTTGGGACCAGGCCCCTCTCGCTGCTCCTCACCCTGatctcccccacctctgcccttaCCTCGGAGCCAGCGCAGAAGGAAATAGTCATCAGGATTGGGCAGGGCGGGCAACACGTCCTGCACATTTTCTCGGAACTGAGAAGGGAGATGCTGGTTAAAGTGGTTTTTGCACTTAACCTTGGCCCCGAAACTCAATAATGGTTTCCATCATCCCTTCTCTTCCACATGCAGTCTGGCCCATTATGATGGAATAGCATGAGAGATGGATCATTGGATGGGTAGACGAATGGAAGCAAAGATAGATGCTGAGTAAATGGATAGAAagaagaatggatggatgaatggggggatggatgagtgggtggggggatggaaaaagaaggaaggagaaatcaaaggatggaaggagggagagagaggtgagtAGAGGAAGGAGATATTGGTGGgtgaagagacagaagaggatTGGATAgacgggtggctgggtggggtgggaggatgtatgaaagaaaggataaatgagTGAGTTGGTCGGTGGGTAAGTGGCTTGGCCTACGAGTGTATTTGtagttctttacttttttttttttagggcatcAAGGGTTCTGCCTTTTTTCATCCCATTTTCTACAAAAGCATGGTTAATGATTATATGTTCTCTTCCCCATTGACTGTGGGGATGACAACACATTCTGCTCTGTCCCTCTCACTCTTACAGACAGGTCACCTTTCAGCGTCACTTATCAGAGAAGGAGGGCAAACAGAGTCAGAGGGCGGACCGTTAACATCCTTTAGTTCCCACCAAAGGGGCCtgggagggatgggagggggcAGCTGTCGAATAAACTTCTCTGGTTCTGGCTTCCACATGAGAAGTCAAGTTTGATGTAGCGCATACACTATTACTTGGATGTGGAACTTTTCCCTCAACCCCTGCCCTGGACAGAACTGATGTCACTGGCTGCTGTGGAACATGATCCTGGGTAGGGTGACAGTAAAGACAAAATATCAGAGGCAAGCTGAGCCAACAGAGTGGGACAGGGTTCCGgccaccccctcctcctgcccctcagcCCTCTGGGGCGCCAAGAGAaggggctctcaccttggccagGGCCTCTGCCTGCTTGGGGCTCAGGTCTCCAACTCGGCCACTCATGGTGTCTGGTTGAGGCTGGAGGAGTAGGGGCCACTGCAGGTAGAAGCCAAGCCTGATCTGTTGCCCTGACCCAACTGGGGCCTTTAGCCCCCACTCCTGGGTGTGGCTCCAGGCACCTCCTTCTTGGCCAACTGTTGGATTGCACATTACATAAGTGGGATTAAGTGAGGTCCCATGCTTGGCTCTGGGACAGGTCTGAGGGGCAGGCAGGCACAAGAGGGTGTGCCAGAGGGCGCAGGAGCCCAGGCTGAGTGCCATAAAACATCCACCCATGCTCCCAGGCTTCCAGAGAAGGGGGGGGATTTCAGGAGGAGTGAGAACTGCTCCCATCAtcagtttccccatctccctAATGAAGAGACTCCACATCTAGGGTTCTGCAAAGTTCACCCCCTACACCCAGCTCTGGCTGGTAAGAGTCAGGGACTTGGTCAGTCTAGTACACAGTACATTCAGTTTGTTGGGGTAGGAAACATATCCTTCTGCACCAAAGTCCATATTCAAGAAGAGACAGGCTGGGGTAGAGAAATGGAACTCAAATGTGTCCTTactgaaggtattttttttccatggtGCTGACACTGTTCTTTCTGGTGTCTTTCAAGTCCTATCATGCAATGCTGGCCCTGTTCCTTCAACATGGGGAGGGGCTAAGCACTCCCCACCCTGTTGCTTGCTTTCCCATTGCTGAGATTATGAGGACATGAGGGTCCTTGTCTGGGATCCCACATTCCCTGGGCCCTAAGGGAGAGGTAGGGCATATTGATGGTCTTGGGGCAGTGGGGATGTTTCTTGGAATTTTAAACAGTTGATCAGTGAGAAGTGTCCACCAAGTATGCCAAGTGATGAAGGAAGCCCAGAATATTTCCCTGTCCTTTGATTTCTGTCATGGTGCCTGATATTTCACTGTTAGACCTGCTGGTGAGGCCTGGCCCTTGCTCCCCAATCCCCTATGAGAAGCTCCTTTCAAGAGGACATCTCTGAGTGTCACTAGCCTCGTTTATGGAATGGGGCTATCGATGCTTGCCTTGTCCTTATGCAGTTGGAGGGAAGATCTAAGGAGGTATACAGACTATCCAGGGTCATAGCATCTAAGGGATTATTCTTGTCCAACTGTCAGAAGCTCCAAGACAGCAGAGGCCATATTACCAATGACTGTCTATAAAGAAACCAGGAACACATCTGCTTGAGAGCATAGCACATCCCTGTGACCATGTCTTCCAGGACTGGAGAGGATCCACGTCGGCTGAAACGACCCCTGGCCTAGCTCAAGCCACCCTGCCCAAGGCTCTCCCAGGTTCTCTATCTATAGGCATCCTGCATCCCCATCCCTGGGCAATCTCAGAACTTTTTTAAGCTAGCTGGCATCTCTTAGTGCTGGACACCTTCCTTGCTCTGGGCCCGATTGAATCTGGGCCTCATCTgaggcacctggcaggctcactCAGGAGCAGTTAGGTAACTCCATACCTCAACCCCGCCCCACTTCACATTCCAGCCTCTTTCTGCAAAGCCACAGGCTGCTGTCAACACCTACTTCCTGCCAGGCCAGGAGCAAGTGGAGATTGGGTTCCTTCACTGCCCGCTCATTAGCCCCTAATCCTACCTATTTCCCACcagtctcctttctctcccccatccctctcaTGTGAGGTGCTCCAGTTTTTTCTAGGGACATCAGAGGCTGGGCAGGGAGAGCCAGGAAGAGTGCCTGTTGTGCACACAGCATCATCATTTATAGTGttatccaatagaactttctgcaaagATGGAAATGTTTCACATCCGGGCTATCCAATTGGACATATTtggtagccactagtcacataGGAAAATGGTTAGTGAGACTGAGGAATTCAAGTGTGAGTTGAATTAATTcaattttgattaattttgatttattttactttaaatcacTCCAGGTGGTttgtggctaccatattggacagtgcaagTTTATTACACTTATTGGAAGCTTATCCCATGTCAAGTCCCATACTAAgtgcattacctcatttaaacCTCAGAACACCCCTAGGGGTAGGTACCATTGTTAAGCCTGTTTTACAGACAAGCAAACTGAGGTataaagaagttaagtaacttagcCAGAGTTAAGCCCATGCAATTAAGCACTCTGCTGTTGCACTATCCCACAGTCTCGGCTCCAAGAGCTTCCATCCTAACCAGGGAGAGGACCCAGGCACATAAGTTACTCCCATGGGATGCAGGCAGCACTTGAGCCAGACTTTTAAGAAAGGAAGGATGTAGATGGGATTGGAGTAGAAGAAAGagcatcggggatccctgggtggcgcagcggtttagcgcctgcctttggcccagggcgcgatcctggagacccgggatcgaatcccacatcaggctcccggtgcatggagcctgcttctccctctgcctgtgtctctgcctctctctctctctctctcactgtgtgcctatcataaataaataaaaaaattaaaaaaaaaaaaaaaaaaaaaagaagaaagagcatcCCTGGTGGAAGGAAAGTGCATGGGCAAAGGTATGGAGGTAGGAaagtgaagagcatgtggaggggAATGCTGGGGATACTGCAGTAAACCAGATGGATTAGGTCTCTGCCTGGGGAACTCAGTTTCCCATTTGTGGAGCATTTCCTCTGTATTGAGAGCAGGACATCATTATCAGACTATTTGAAAACAGGTAAAGGTATccacattttacaaagaaatggaagatcaGAGAAGTAAGAAAATTTTCTGAGGTAACACAGCCAGGAAATGGGGAGTGACGATTTGAACCCAAGCCTGTCTGATTCTGGAACCTGCACCAGAACCAcagcccagccctgccttccctTGGAAGGTTTAACactgtgcctggaacatagtaagtgctcaatagatGGTCTAAATCATAATCATGTATTAAGAAGTCTGGGTCCACAACCCTTGGGCTATGGAGTATCTTGAGGCCAGCAGAAGTGATTTCCCTCCTTTGAAACAAAGGCCCTGGCAAAGAACCCCCAACCCCTATTCACAGGATATATCTCCTCGTAAATCCCCAGATTGTGTTTAGCTATTAGTTTGCCAAACTTTCAGAGGACCATGGCAACAACCCCAGAAGCAAACAACAGCAGGGGGCAGACAGGGCCACCCATGCCACACCCTGCCACTCCTCCTAGGTAGTTACTAGGAAATGTGAAAAGGCTGCCCCTCAACCCTCTTGGGCCTCAGCACAGTCACATTCCTGTCTCACCTTCCCCTAGATGGGTCATGCCAGAATCAGTTGGGCCAGTACAGAGGGGGCCCAGGAGAAGCCTTTCCACACGATGAGTGGGGTGAGCATTAGTGGGAAGAGGCAAGTGGGGAGGGCTCAGATGGCTATAAGGTGAGGTGGGGATGACTTGAAAACAGGAGATGGAAGAGGATTTGGGGGTGCCCCACCAGAGTTGTAATGATCAGCATCCTGAAACAATCTACTTTCCATCTTTACTCTTAAGTATTTTTGTCTccatcataaatttttaaaaattgtgttataAGTCACATATTGTAAATTCACCATccttaaagtgtacaattcagtgatctttaaaatattcacaagtttgtgcaactatcaccgctaattatagaacattttcatcaccccccaaAAACCAAcccctgtacccattagcagccGTTCCGTTTCCCAGGCCCTACTTAAGCCTCTGGCAACAacaaatctactttctatctctatagatttccCTGCTCTGGATATTCCATCCAGATATTTCATATGAAGAGAATCATatagtcttttgtgactggcttctttcacctaatGTAATGTTTTTAAGGCTCATCCATGTTTTAGTAGAATTGTCCCAgcagtatttgttgaaaagattatttttttcccattgaaagGCCTTTGCACACATGTCAAAAGTCACTTGACCATAGTGTGTGGATTTCACATCTattctccattctattccattgatctgtatgtctatcatTATGCCAGGACCGCGCTGTTTTGACTACTGCAATTTatgttaaaatttgaaatcaggaagtacaAATCCTCCTTAACTCCAGTCTACTTTTCCAAGATTGTTTATTTAGCCTACTCtgagtcctttgcatttccacatgAACTTTGGGATCAGCTTGTCCATTTTTGCAAAAAGGGCAGTTGGGATTTCGGTAGGGATTACTGAATCTGTGGATCACTTTAGGGAGTATTGCCATCTCAATAGTATTAAATCTTCTGAAACACAAACATAGATGTCTTTTCACATGTAGTCTTTCCTTTAACAatagtttgtggttttcagtgtacaaatcttgTATTTCTTTAGCTAAGGTTATACCTGAGTACTTTACTTTTGGATGCTgatgtaaatgaaattattttcttaattttgttttttgaatgttccttgttaatgtataaaaatgcaactgatttttgtatattactcTTATATCCAGAAACCCAGCTGAAATTGGTAATTCTTTTTCTGGTGTATATTCTCCATTGTTTCATGTCCCTTtgtgatcaaaaaataaaattaagtatgatgatgatgatgatgatgatgatgatgatggtgatggtactATTGCCTCTAATGTCTGTGCCATGGAGTACTAAGAGCCACCAAGAAGTCAAAACCCTTGCTGGAAGAGACCCCAAAGAACGCTGAGTTGGTGACAAAGCTGTTGGTCAAGTTCCTAggctcttcccttctttctctcatatGCTGCTTATCATAGGGATGCAAGGCTATGGTGATAGGAacatggggaggagagaggctcAGAGGGGGGGAGCTTATATACTTTCTGGGGAAGGAGCTGGCATATCCCCTCTCACAATACCTGGGGCACCGTAAGGGCATTGA is a genomic window of Vulpes vulpes isolate BD-2025 chromosome 10, VulVul3, whole genome shotgun sequence containing:
- the SEC14L3 gene encoding SEC14-like protein 3; translated protein: MSGRVGDLSPKQAEALAKFRENVQDVLPALPNPDDYFLLRWLRARNFDLQKSEAMLRKYMEFRKSMDIDHILDWQPPEVIQKYMPGGLCGYDRDGCPVWYDIIGPLDPKGLLFSVTKQDLLKTKMRDCERILHECDLQTERLGKKIETIVMIFDCEGLGLKHFWKPLVEVYQEFFGLLEENYPETLKFMLIVKATKLFPVGYNLMKPFLSEDTRRKIVVLGNNWKEGLLKLISPEELPAHFGGALTDPDGNPKCLTKINYGGEIPKSMYVRDQVKTQYEHSVQISRGSSHQVEYEILFPGCVLRWQFSSDGADIGFGVFLKTKMGERQRAGEMTEVLPSQRYNAHMVPEDGSLTCSEAGVYVLRFDNTYSFVHAKKVSFTVEVLLPDEGMQKYDKELTPV